tctcttctctaaggcagtcatttctgacctgacagttgaggtgtccaactcagctgagcaccttttgcactgtgtccctgagctggttgaggcctgcaggttctgaagctcttgcctgatcagatCAGGCACAACCTGGGCATGAGCTCACTCGTggtctcttctttgcaagtgaagcccctctgagatgaaatcgcaagtgtggatctgaggctgatttggacaaaggtcccctgttgtcagtgaggtgtggataaaaggaagtgagggtcagttccttgtagggtggcccagggctgtcccagcaggccttgcacagttcagctcacccacccatcatcaaagtgtccattggagcctgcagtatgactccttcttggtatcacactataaaaaaaaaaaaaaattctgtctggtactaatacatcatgtaCTACTTTGgaaaggttgatctgccaaaggaagcctccagataatgtccatggtgtctctggccaACAGGGGCAGAATGCCAGGCCTGGAGGAGACCTTGGTGAGGAGCTTTGTGCTGCTTGGTGACAGATCTGCCCCAGAGGACTAGAcatgagccgtgcctgcctgcctgctggccatgggctggtggggtggctgcagcagaggtgccctcacaatcagcacccagatgggtccctgtcacctgcgtcaccccctcccctccccagggcagtcatttctgctgggtggactctctgaggtgctgggtgacatcccaaagcctgctggccagcacatctgctgagggccaatcaggcagctgcagtggaagtgacctcacaatcagcactgcagccatgtcccctttgcctgcctctccccatcctcctgcccatatagcatctctggtgggatgagtggtggtgtgactgtgttcttgtcctcagaatggctcctaccagaacccagcccatgaggttgctgtacaagaggtgacctcaccatcaacactgcacatgtgtcactttgATTTTCTCCcgtgcccctcttctgagtcgtcctctcttctggaccccacagtcaacatcccagccatgtcccctttgctggcaccttCCCCTCCCCTGTCCCTGTGGAATTATACACACGTGGTTGGACAGCTCAcgtggcagggtgaaactgggttcctggggaaggcaggctgggatggcGAGGAGGTGCATGTGCACTCTGAGAAaaggaggggtggctggagtgcacagggctttgtgttggagcaggtgatgagccagttgagaccttgtggtaaggataagaggacacagcagtgtgggtaacattctggtagtgtttcagctcattcgggatctgttttgcaagatcccacaggagacttccccggagggcagaggggccatgaggcctttGTAAAGACacactaggcagaggaggagagggcagagaggcagaagaagagagagaagacataTCAATTTGAATAcggtagtttctcagaaccaagtttctccattcagagtgttggcaggaaacataGCataaagaataacatatacatctatataaacatgtaaactcatatagagtaatttctgtagtgcatgcatatggggcttccaataaaaaaagaaagcaaatattcattagaaatgataaagaatgtttgaagatctgaaaacaaagattttttttcatttcttgcatagagctattttttgcatagatttcacccaatgacgaggactttacattcaggcccttatcaACAGatatagaggccattgctgcctgagatgccctgtgtagctgtgttgccatgtggtgctgggaaatgtgagccAGGAACTATGAGAACgattctggagcattggctgatcagcaggagaagcatctcaagacctctcagtgggacaacttttttctttccattgaaagTGGACAAGTGCAGACAACTggattagccagagacatctgcactgaagggatGTGGCATTGGGTgagataattcccatccctgttgttgcctcaaATGGAATcacacttcatgaccatgcagggaatgaaaagggtttgtggctagatgtgtagggactcctttaagatgtcagtgtaacagaggtacgttgagattggtgcaatttcggccatcgataaatagagtattttcactgaagctgatcaggctgctttcttctatcagttgtgagagctcgacacctcatgttgcgacttgctgtgtgcaaagactgagtaGTGGCAAGGAAGAtcttgggcagggagtggtttgagggcagtggacttgtgcgagacacagaactatcctttttaatagtgtaggccttattatagaagaaatctttagaaattgccaataaaaaagaaagaagaaagaaattagataattatctaaaataaaaaaaagatttgttgcacttttcagcattacaaacttctttgtgttcttaattttcttattatcattgtgttcttattttcttctttttttacttatcttttttgtttggttcttttttgaaacactggtcttttggggagattcttttctttctttttttgaaggggaaagtgattttcagagctggggttggatgcagtcacagggtgatggatggctgttgccattgtaggtgccctggtcccctctgcccagcctccatctgcagctccgaggggctctggtctcctgcaggtcccctgtgagagctgccaggcccaggcaggtcccccagagacactggggcctctccaagtgcccctgggtgctcgtggttggacagctgagctctgcctggaaaggtgaagaactgttttcaacatttcaaaaataggaacaccCTTTCCTCAGttcaaatgattggctaattttaatgtcagtgttttcctatgatgaaagagtggaaatcttcaggaagggtatgaatctggggagaagaaatatcgatctgcccttgaccttatgtttccactgctctgtctattaggctatggatgtaatctcagtgatctctcacatatttccacatgtcctgattaaactgatcatttctaaagtcatctttgcatcagactctctgggcataggcATTTTCCagagtttcccagttttcctcctccccttgctctttatcattcaggtacctctcatctctccagttgctgctctgagctgctggagtctgaagcttgcctcgtctttcagaagtctccttgtctctttagccagctcctttgttgcgTTTCTTGTcaatcctttcctatctatctgtggaaagcatttcaaggcaggttatgccttgtgggcagtggacctcactggaggcagcgtggacttggcatacagttgaggagtgcttttttgtatcttttattaaactgttccaaattataatttgtttgtttgcaattaagacaaacccttctgtgtctgtctgcagctagttctcgaaggaaagcaggtgggaactggtgcacatgagctgcaccattcagctacagccttgagaggaaaaaggttcaattttcacaagagtgacgtgaagtccccagtggctgctgagggcaatggcagggctggggagctggggaggaaggttctccatacaggtctcctatcaaaaatactgctttgcctacatgccctgacttcattaggagacactgtggatcagtatgaattggggaatgtgggtatgacttattctgaaaagtgaagaatcaagaaagcttaagaagcagacatctttctttttcaggtgctcattgaaatctgcctaatttcaatacactgctgcaaactttccaattagcgacacaagaattgaagtgctgaagaaaattatggaaagaggcatggctccttagggtttatttgcattttaagacCGTTCGGCTGTAtctggtgctaagcccatgaacctcagatgctgagaagagactgaagaaacctctcaagaagcaaatcggaagtttcttggaaagataatgggtcccactgagggccattaccgaCAAAACCTCCCccggggctgattagagccaaaagttggaggccctgattgcaggtaggcaaaggcaatgtgagggtggctgtgatgccaagtccaccttgatgtgtgttaccAAGCAGAGTGAGCAGgaactgacagccagcccctggataGGGttatgctttccatcctgcattgctcagggctcttcctgggggcagtgtgagggtggggtgcacaatgccgagtACAGGAgcatgatacagcacctcctggactcccaagggacagggaggcagcaaggccacagtgctttaaggaaacagcgtctTTTCATGGGccttggtgtcagagacaccagctatagccaaaaggacaaagacctagctgtgttgggagctttcagccttggcagtgccctcggccatctccaccacaggctgtcctgtgctttcccatgcctgtgcctgtttccctgcagcctgtacacacccaagctgcttccccaccttgctctcactctgggatctccccacctctcctgatgtcttcctgtcctcccttgcttttccttgaaacacaaaggcaggggctgatcccagactccctctgggtgacctgttgcaccacagcactaccctacgagtgacattcttttgacctgaagtccagtctgaacctcacaagatgcagtttgtggatctttccccttcccatgctgtttACCTATCCTAAGAAAACatctatcatctctgaaaccacccttcgagcagtcacaggctgctcctatactgccctttgcctccacttcagcaggctaaagaagcccaggtccctcaacctctcctcatggatgggtttattactGCCTAGgaacaggacttgacacttctcttgtaaatcttcatgaggtatttgttgtccaaatcaccggAGTTTCTCAAGATACTTCGcgaccaaaactcctctgtgtcaaaacaaaacaaacaaacaaaaaaacaaccaaccaaccaaccaaaaaaacaaaccaaagtagtgccaatgagttaagggtgagcagggatggggtgggctgtatggaatgggatcagggtggtaaaagagacagacttagaagacgtggaagaaaaaaaaaaaggaaattcaaagtgaagcccaggactgatcagggctgtcttggggattcctgccaagaagccctgcatctgaataattctggctggaggaggacaagaaagctggcctgcttccactgtcacagggcacctgtgtgcttttcctgacatccacaagagaagatggagagtgggaagaatcatggactccttcagggtggaagggacctcaggagatctgtaggccaatctccttgctcccagcagggtcagctctggtgtcaggccaggttgctctgtccttcatccagtgtggtcttggaaacctgcaagggaggacactgcacagcctctctgggcaaccacttccaatgctcgaccatcctcatagtggaaaagcttttccttatctcctgcacaaacttatgcccattgtctcttgtcctcccaccatgcaccctggtgaagagcctgcctccattcttcttgatgacctcctcatagccattGGAGGGCTgttatgagatccctccaaagccatctcttctccaagttgaaccagccccatttcctcacagagcaagtgctccagttccttgactactgtgagggcccttggccaaactcgctcccagttatccacctctttcttgttcagggaacccaaacctggatgcagggttctagatgggctctaatgaatactgactagaaggcgatcaccatttccctggacttcctggctgtgctcctgctcatgcagcccacaatgcttctggccttctttgctgccagggaacgctgctgcctcatgttttgcctcctctcccccagcaccctcacgtcctttttcacagagctgttccccaggcactcaggcctcagcctgtaacactgtggagtgttggtttatcgcaggtgcaagccctggcatttgtccttgttgaattccatgaggttccttacagcccattcctcctgcctgcctaggtccctctgaatggcagtcctCAAGCATATGAGTGACCCCCAACCCTCCACTTCCAgtttggggtcatctacaagcatgatgagtattGCCTCCTGCGTGTaagtaatacagatgataaactgaaCATCTTCCTGGAAAGACCCTCAGATGCTctacttctccctggcctccaggaagagcactacccattcaccactgccctctcagcctctgatcatccaagcagctttttacccatccggttgtttgctcttctagactgtaacattctaacgtgcatgcaagaatattgtgggagacagtgtcaaataccttgcTAAAGTCGAGGTAAAgtacatttaccacacatctgagctgccccttcacacaaaagacatcctccctcctcatcttctctgacagtctctcctgaagacattgtaccccaccagcattgccctccagtcatgtgagcgatCCCACCAcaactcagtcattccaatgatgtttcacacctgttaaAGCttctacatctccatctgctcctgcttctaccccaggctgcatgcatttgcatatattagtgttgcagagcatcaggtgtgcacagagagcagactggttgtggtgaggcctgttaccaagagccaaggacactgtgtgtgcagtggccccacttcagagcagagccatgctggcatggatagcaggtggcaatgtaatggtgcaaggaggttcccactgagagagcaaagcctgcagtgcccaaggccagggagaaatagagctgagctgtgcagccctggcaggaaagggcttgtagcaccttggggcctatgacagaggtgaaccaatctccaggcaggagaaggtgccactgaagaagtccctggcactgggcagcctgtgatttggcaccctgaggtcatcattagcccagtcctggtccaTATTGTCCCggtgtgagaagaggttcaggcagagaggagcaagaagggtttgagagtgcagagactagagcagagaccttggtgtgatgtgcctcccatttatgcagcacgcttgaatgcagatgggatggactttgcctaaaggcggtggtgggatgcagttgtctgggcacaggtaggaaagcctgagataacctgggttgtctgcccatcagccactccagaggggcatggttttcccataggtgcCAGGATgttatgctagaaaccccaggcatctgacgtggtcctgccagcctgtttctatgtcattacatcaagtgtcagcactgaattccattagcagtttgcactgtaggcatctccatgagtctcagcatcatagtgaggggtgctctaacagtagtggccATCTAGCGTCATCtaagatggccaaggaaattctccacctggcccccacatcACTCTCTAGAAGGATATgcgtctcccagttgctccatgagagcaagcagaaactggcacgtgcctgggaccacctctgtctcttccaatgtcaccaggtgtttttgtgtgggcacctgactcccaccctccatttcAGGTGATTACAACTggagcttggagaaagagctcccatgcagacatctgtgttgtgcacacttcagcttggacaaggggaatcccacctgctgtgtgtttgtggagttcatgggagtttgctgaatcccactccagcccagggacttccaaaccagaatgaggtgcccacattgactcatctgaatcagcacctgaaccaggtgtcaataaGCTCTCTTCTTGACACTTTCtacctgtcctgcctagttaagagatgggaatcggggcttcctgagtgggacatttccacctcttgcagataaccatcctctgatgaaacaatctgtagtGCTgcaatgagtcttccttcagtgcttagagagggaccattggtgattattttagtttattggagtgaacatttcccaggaggagggagcacaagggacagagagattcatgagctcaactgggcctctgctcctgagcggggccgggctccttggatggagggagctcatggcaagtgggcagcactgcccagagacaggtgtgtgcaggagcagctcctctgcaaagagtagcagggctccaggcactgcctgctgctgctacatgagaggtgacaaggcagagagaagggaaaggcagtggagtgggaggagagaggagagctgcttgtgggagaaatcttcagagcccttgacatggtaagtctctggctgcagggaaatgctactgaggttcctggaggggtcttgaaatcattccagtcacatgattagatttttaaggatgtctctcccagcttctcctttgcagagaagggggatatgcttcagagcagggattccctgccacactgtcacaaggacagggtgtgcagctccattctgccaagggtggctgcaggggtgtgaagccagggagcacacacaggtctgtgcagggctgtgattcagagcagtgtcgctgtgccccagggtgctgtgtgcccgggagagTGACTCTgatgcctgcgagggtcagccctcagcctgcccagggagctccccacagcactacagGGAGAACCTCTaggagagaggagagacccccagaagggcagcttcattctcctgctgagagggtgctgcgtgggtcagggctgctcacagctctagctcatgcgcaggatatatccaaggggtcttttcaagaagagatcaagagaaggacttcttgaaagggaaggagctttccttcaggtatctgcactttcagtttcctaattgtggcagggagaatgaaggaacgagtcttctgttttgtcaaggaactgggactcctaaaccttcactctcacagattaataggtcagtgagaaacctcaggaagccgcttcatccccaccttagtctacagacagcatcgacatcacctttgtggcctcataggagtttatgtgacctgatccttaggatgtgcatgcacagagatgcccctagaaagtgccctgatccaggaggtttctgtagggcagaagtgagcacccagcgggtgggatggggtctgtgagcactgaccgggagaagatgttgtgacagagaaagagctgccagcagggacagctccaggcagcagagatgggcagggaatgagagggaactgcagggcatgagccacctcccctgcagccagacctccagcagaggagaggggcatctctcctgttatggacccatttcatgctgcctgacaaaggggttGAGAGCGACTGCACTGTGATGTCACCGTCTGAggggtggcatgcccagctgggtaaggggaaggctttccagaatgcctctctctctctctctctctctctctccttggttcccttggcagaaggatcatggtgctgctccttgtttcccctcctggccatgctgctcttgttcttgctcttgggctttctggggttgggtgttttcagctgcagttcagacactgatgctgcacgTTGTGGAACAGAAGGGACTGCATAGGAATGAGGTTGCTACAGGCCCCTTCTAACCTATTgcactccaggaaatgcagtctgtggggctgggaaatgagctgactctcccttaaggcaaACCCATCTTCAGCCCAAAGAGTCCTTTGACTATTTTCctagtgtcctgccaggctgtgtgctgccctctagaaaggcactgctgtctcatagcacctctgtgatatctgagcgccccatgaggaaggtgcagagatgctgagagtaaggagctggtggtgggaggctgtgtgtgggcatctgcaaagagccctgtgtgtccttggctagaaggggagtgtggagagctccctcaggtgcccggagaaaggatgagaagtttggagctgtgcactttgaaactggagtTGTGTGCTCTcatcaggggctggtttctttctagggcaacatatatgagtgtgatcatcctccaggtcCAATAGTggcaagcacaaggcagctgggaatgagactaatacacagactagctgtcctcactctgcaacaatgtacagtgaatccgtttttcccaggattcagtggaaatgccaaggatttctacctttgaggaacactccccaggggtcacaagaccatctcaaagaaaataaaaaatccctgaaactctgttcctcaaacctcattctttagaattcagagtgaagatgctgaaaagcccttctacacgatgagtggctttcacctgacagaatttgtgaatgtcagagctggtcaacCCCTTtcccctgttcccactgctttacagcaggactgactcctgtggagcccatgggcagaggtccctgctcctcacagcacactcagccagggcaaagcagagctcaagcacgggagctgcacaaagatactctcattaaagagagaggcaatgtgggggcttgtatgagaactgcaacattctggggtttctttgcttgaaaagtctctgctaacttctcaatttccttttttctttgcacagtcccccatgcctggagatagcaaaatgtccaacagcagctccttcaacgagttcctcctcctggcatttgcagacactcgggagctgcagctcttgcacttctcgctcttcctgggcatctacctggctgccctcctgggcaacggcctcatcatcacagctgtagcctgcgaccaccgcctccacacccccatgtacttcttcctcctcaacctctctgttctggaccttggcactgtctccaccactgtccccaaatccatggccaattccctgtgggacaccagggccatttcctactcaggatgtgctgcccaggtctttctggttgccctcttgttaggaggagaatattgtcttctcacagtcatggcctatgaccgctacattgccatctgcagacccctgcactatgggaccatcatgggcagcagggcttgtgtcaaaatggcagcagctgtctgggccagtggttttctgtattctgtgcttcacactgctaacacattttccataccactctgccaaggcaacacagtggaccagttcttctgtgaaatcccccagatcctcaagctctcctgctcagacgcctacctcagggaagttgggctcattgtgtttagtgcctgtttaggctttgggtgtttcattttcattgtgctgtcctatgtgcagatcttcacagttgtgctgaggatcccctctgagcagggacgacacaaagccttttccacatgcctccctcacctggctgtgttctctctgtttgtcagcactgatctgtttgcctacctgaagcccccctcactctcctccccagctctggatctggtggtggctgttctatatgcggtggtgcctccaactctgaaccccctcatctacagcatgaggaacaaggagctcaaagatgccctgaggaaagtgatttcatggacaattttcagcagtgataacattgccattgctctccacaagtgactccccctgtgtcccgtaacaggattgagctctgtttgttcactttatttttatcattactattattactgttgttattattatttgtcaccatgttgctacagaaatgcttggattcattccactttcagtgagactgctctgtctcacctggtgcccatataaaattttgTGCAACActgggtcagggctgactccatcacagtatctctgtaataaagtaggttctacccagtgcagtccttgaaggatgtctcttcctccaaagctgctgtccctcgcac
The DNA window shown above is from Apteryx mantelli isolate bAptMan1 chromosome 11, bAptMan1.hap1, whole genome shotgun sequence and carries:
- the LOC136993137 gene encoding olfactory receptor 14C36-like, producing the protein MSNSSSFNEFLLLAFADTRELQLLHFSLFLGIYLAALLGNGLIITAVACDHRLHTPMYFFLLNLSVLDLGTVSTTVPKSMANSLWDTRAISYSGCAAQVFLVALLLGGEYCLLTVMAYDRYIAICRPLHYGTIMGSRACVKMAAAVWASGFLYSVLHTANTFSIPLCQGNTVDQFFCEIPQILKLSCSDAYLREVGLIVFSACLGFGCFIFIVLSYVQIFTVVLRIPSEQGRHKAFSTCLPHLAVFSLFVSTDLFAYLKPPSLSSPALDLVVAVLYAVVPPTLNPLIYSMRNKELKDALRKVISWTIFSSDNIAIALHK